Proteins from one Desulfonema limicola genomic window:
- a CDS encoding 3-deoxy-7-phosphoheptulonate synthase, giving the protein MNYVNIDTVKQNPHDEAMSLRQINIAPVPEIQNQPIQNRFILLKSPGLKKADVKYIKNEENFLPLISPSKLKHEIPVSREAFNTLCSARQSIKNILTRQDKRILVITGPCSIHDEKSALEYAEKLRILKNRVQDTLLIVMRVYFEKPRTSTGWKGMISDPHMNSSFDMTAGLRKARDILLRINEMGIPAGTEMLEPSTPAYIADLISWSAVGARTTESQIHREMASGLPMPVGFKNSTDGGLDAAVNAIKAASSAQSFPAVDQNGRTNIMRTKGNPWAHIVLRGGKYPNYDFASIESAQKQLKKNNLMDSIIVDCSHGNSDKDFRKQGRAWNDVMRQRKAGNKSIAGLMLESHLNEGSQKPCPDLSKLEYGVSITDPCIGWQETEKLILSAHEMLKEE; this is encoded by the coding sequence ATGAATTATGTTAATATAGATACTGTCAAGCAAAACCCGCATGATGAGGCCATGTCATTAAGACAGATAAATATTGCTCCTGTACCAGAAATACAAAATCAGCCCATACAAAACCGATTCATATTACTCAAATCCCCAGGACTGAAAAAAGCTGATGTAAAATACATAAAAAATGAAGAAAATTTTCTGCCCCTTATAAGCCCCTCAAAACTGAAACATGAAATACCCGTAAGCAGGGAAGCTTTTAACACCCTGTGTTCAGCACGCCAGTCCATTAAAAACATATTAACCAGGCAGGATAAGCGTATCCTGGTAATAACAGGCCCGTGTTCAATCCATGATGAAAAATCTGCCCTGGAATATGCTGAAAAACTAAGAATATTAAAAAACAGGGTTCAAGACACCCTGCTTATTGTCATGAGAGTATATTTTGAAAAACCCCGTACCAGCACTGGCTGGAAAGGCATGATAAGCGATCCCCATATGAACAGCAGCTTTGATATGACAGCAGGGCTGAGAAAAGCCAGGGATATTCTTCTCAGGATTAATGAAATGGGTATTCCTGCTGGAACAGAAATGCTTGAACCCTCAACACCTGCATATATTGCAGACCTTATAAGCTGGTCTGCAGTCGGCGCAAGAACAACAGAATCCCAGATTCACCGGGAAATGGCAAGCGGCCTTCCCATGCCGGTTGGATTTAAAAACAGCACTGACGGGGGGCTTGATGCAGCAGTAAATGCAATAAAAGCAGCCAGTTCAGCGCAGTCATTTCCAGCAGTTGATCAAAACGGGAGAACCAATATCATGCGGACAAAAGGCAACCCCTGGGCACATATAGTACTCAGGGGAGGAAAATATCCTAATTATGATTTTGCAAGTATAGAGTCTGCGCAAAAACAGTTAAAGAAAAATAATCTCATGGATTCTATTATTGTTGACTGCTCCCACGGTAATTCAGACAAGGATTTCAGAAAGCAGGGCAGGGCGTGGAATGATGTTATGCGCCAAAGAAAAGCCGGGAATAAATCCATTGCCGGCCTGATGCTTGAAAGCCATTTAAATGAAGGAAGCCAGAAACCCTGTCCAGATTTATCAAAACTTGAATACGGGGTTTCTATCACTGATCCTTGTATTGGATGGCAGGAAACTGAAAAACTTATACTTTCAGCCCATGAAATGCTTAAAGAGGAATAA
- the aroB gene encoding 3-dehydroquinate synthase produces the protein MKTLEIHGSTGKSTLMIGERLQNLGKYIPENTIIITDTNVRRLFQDDFPKCEVIEIGTGEAVKNLDTIKYIFERLVELEADRSVFIAGIGGGIVCDITGFAASTYLRGVGFGFVSTTLLSQVDASTGGKNGVNFSGYKNMVGVFNQPEFVICDMNLLDFLPEKEIQCGFAEIVKHGAIADAQMFSYIEENYEKALKLDKNVIEKLVFDSVIIKSNIVNQDEKEKGERRKLNFGHTFGHAVEKIAKVPHGQAVSAGMVTASALSVKKGYLKQEQAQRIENLLKNLKLQTRIPVDKTRALDALKRDKKREGSYINFVLLRNIGEAVIEEISIKELEEVINELC, from the coding sequence ATGAAAACCCTTGAGATTCATGGCAGTACCGGCAAATCAACCCTGATGATTGGAGAAAGGCTTCAAAATCTTGGGAAATATATCCCTGAAAATACCATAATAATAACTGACACCAATGTCAGGAGATTATTCCAGGATGATTTCCCAAAATGCGAAGTTATTGAAATCGGCACAGGCGAGGCTGTAAAAAACCTTGATACAATAAAATACATATTTGAAAGACTCGTGGAACTTGAAGCAGACCGGTCTGTGTTTATTGCAGGCATAGGCGGAGGAATAGTATGTGATATTACAGGGTTTGCAGCATCCACCTATCTGAGAGGCGTTGGCTTCGGCTTTGTTTCAACAACACTGCTGTCCCAGGTTGACGCTAGTACGGGCGGGAAAAACGGTGTTAATTTTTCAGGATATAAGAATATGGTCGGGGTTTTTAATCAGCCTGAATTTGTTATCTGTGACATGAATCTCCTGGATTTTCTTCCTGAAAAGGAAATCCAGTGCGGTTTTGCAGAGATTGTCAAGCACGGGGCTATTGCTGATGCCCAGATGTTTTCATATATTGAAGAAAATTATGAAAAAGCTTTAAAACTTGACAAGAATGTTATTGAAAAACTTGTATTTGATTCTGTTATAATTAAATCAAATATAGTGAACCAGGATGAAAAGGAAAAAGGGGAGCGGAGAAAACTGAATTTCGGGCATACATTTGGTCATGCAGTTGAGAAAATCGCTAAAGTTCCCCATGGTCAAGCTGTGAGCGCAGGCATGGTAACAGCTTCAGCCCTTTCTGTTAAAAAAGGATATTTAAAACAGGAACAGGCACAAAGGATTGAAAACCTGCTGAAAAATCTTAAACTTCAGACCAGGATTCCAGTTGACAAAACCAGGGCACTTGATGCTTTAAAAAGGGATAAAAAAAGGGAAGGTTCATATATTAATTTTGTATTACTCCGCAATATTGGTGAAGCAGTTATCGAGGAAATATCAATAAAAGAACTGGAGGAAGTGATAAATGAATTATGTTAA
- a CDS encoding 3-deoxy-7-phosphoheptulonate synthase, producing MQQTYDVRVEKFIPLIPPVELKHELPVSEKAAQTVLASREIIENILEKKDKRLMVVTGPCSIHDEKAAIEYAEKLKKLSAEVDETMYLVMRVYFEKPRTTIGWKGLINDPYMDGSCDIVAGLRKARKLLIDITEIGVPTGTEMLDPITPQYIAGLISWSAIGARTTESQTHREMASGLSMPVGFKNCTDGGLSTAINAMIAAISPQSFLGIDQEGRSCIVKTKGNPGAHIVLRGGQRPNYDSVSVADAVSQLKAKNLPQSIVVDCSHANSRKKFQGQAVAWQDVINQILDGNDSIIGMMLESSLFEGSQKNTGDLSTMKYGVSITDECISWETTQQLILSAHEHLLNNKNSSKGQNRYSIA from the coding sequence ATGCAGCAGACCTATGATGTTCGTGTAGAAAAATTTATACCTTTAATACCACCTGTTGAATTAAAACATGAGCTTCCTGTAAGCGAAAAGGCAGCCCAGACAGTTTTGGCCAGCCGTGAAATTATTGAAAACATCCTGGAGAAAAAGGATAAACGGCTTATGGTAGTAACAGGCCCATGCTCAATTCATGATGAAAAAGCTGCTATTGAATATGCTGAAAAACTTAAAAAACTCAGTGCGGAAGTTGATGAAACAATGTATCTTGTTATGAGGGTATATTTTGAAAAACCAAGAACTACCATAGGCTGGAAAGGGCTTATTAATGATCCTTACATGGACGGTTCCTGTGATATAGTGGCAGGTTTGAGAAAAGCCAGGAAACTGCTTATAGATATTACGGAAATAGGAGTTCCTACCGGTACTGAAATGCTCGATCCCATTACACCTCAATATATTGCAGGACTGATAAGCTGGTCTGCAATAGGAGCAAGAACCACGGAATCACAAACCCATCGTGAAATGGCAAGCGGCCTTTCCATGCCGGTCGGATTTAAAAACTGCACTGACGGGGGGCTGTCAACTGCAATAAATGCCATGATAGCAGCAATCTCTCCCCAGAGCTTTCTTGGTATTGACCAGGAAGGCAGATCATGTATTGTTAAAACCAAAGGAAATCCAGGGGCGCACATTGTATTAAGGGGAGGCCAGCGGCCTAATTACGATTCAGTAAGTGTGGCAGATGCTGTTTCCCAGTTAAAGGCAAAAAATCTGCCCCAGTCCATTGTAGTTGACTGTTCCCATGCAAATTCCAGGAAAAAATTCCAGGGCCAGGCTGTTGCATGGCAGGATGTTATTAACCAGATCCTGGACGGCAATGATTCAATTATCGGGATGATGCTTGAAAGCAGCCTGTTTGAAGGAAGCCAGAAAAATACAGGAGACCTCTCAACCATGAAATACGGCGTATCTATAACAGATGAATGTATATCATGGGAAACAACACAGCAGCTTATTCTTTCAGCACATGAACATTTATTAAACAATAAAAACAGCAGCAAAGGGCAGAACCGCTATTCAATTGCCTGA
- a CDS encoding DUF2887 domain-containing protein codes for MKKERKKQSQSKGTDDPFYKLMKIGGEAVLKLIGINQPDNYEARAIVLKEKKLYPDIVAVPVNDKNRDMVFIEFQGYKDTMIRHRTAAKIMLSCAQENYTGPVCGAVIYTDASFKEAAAPLSMKSLAGSFELKGRLEEIVLSEYTAKQLIAVDPRLIILAPFTISKRIRREKLSNICREWKESVCQTYEKELQKDVIEILGLFILNRFRKLSLKEVISMMNFDLAKTEAGKELINMGLIDGLEKGEKKGLQKGLQTARDMLIWMFEEKWGEAPEHITNAIMKISVNETLNELFKVMVKSNSRDTFEKSLIQALVD; via the coding sequence ATGAAAAAAGAACGCAAAAAACAATCCCAATCCAAAGGCACGGATGATCCGTTTTACAAGCTGATGAAAATCGGCGGTGAAGCTGTTTTAAAACTCATTGGTATTAATCAGCCTGACAATTACGAAGCTCGTGCAATTGTTTTAAAAGAAAAAAAGCTGTATCCTGATATTGTTGCTGTTCCAGTAAATGATAAAAACAGGGATATGGTATTTATAGAATTCCAGGGATATAAGGATACAATGATAAGGCACAGAACAGCAGCAAAAATAATGCTGTCATGCGCTCAGGAAAATTATACAGGACCTGTCTGCGGAGCTGTTATCTATACAGACGCATCTTTTAAAGAGGCAGCAGCTCCCCTCAGCATGAAAAGTTTAGCAGGGTCTTTTGAATTAAAAGGCAGACTTGAAGAAATTGTTCTTTCGGAATATACTGCAAAACAGCTTATAGCAGTTGATCCCAGGCTGATTATTCTTGCCCCGTTTACAATCTCAAAACGCATCCGCCGGGAAAAACTGTCAAATATATGCCGGGAATGGAAAGAAAGTGTCTGCCAGACCTATGAAAAAGAACTGCAAAAGGATGTCATAGAAATACTGGGCTTGTTTATTTTAAACAGATTCAGGAAATTATCTTTAAAGGAGGTGATTAGCATGATGAATTTTGATCTGGCAAAAACAGAGGCTGGTAAAGAATTGATCAATATGGGGTTAATTGACGGTTTGGAAAAAGGCGAAAAAAAAGGTTTGCAAAAAGGTTTGCAAACTGCACGAGATATGCTCATCTGGATGTTTGAAGAAAAATGGGGTGAAGCTCCCGAACATATCACCAATGCCATCATGAAAATATCTGTAAAT